The Streptomyces sp. NBC_00162 genome window below encodes:
- a CDS encoding NADH-quinone oxidoreductase subunit L, with product MSTTTLAVLVPLLPFLGAVAGLLFGRTAPGFVRPLAILPTLAAAVLAVLVAIRQGGGTAISTATELTPTGSVPIDLSLYIDGFAALVAILVGVVATCVQLYSTAYLREDPRYPSYAALVSLFTSAMLLVVYSGDLMVLLVGWEVMGICSYFLVGHYWETEAARSASLKAFLVTKLGDVPFLIGLFALATDADSFQITKILGTVAAGGLDHPTLIALLLLAGVAGKSAQFPLHTWLPDAMAGPTPVSALIHAATMVAAGVYFVARLLPVFAASRAALVVMAVMAAVTMIGSGLAALAQDDIKRVLAYSTVGQLGYMIGALAVGDRGAAVFHLLSHGFFKALLFLGAGVIIHAAGTNSLAAMSRMDGLAKRIPDAFWTMTLALLALAAIPPFAGFFSKEAVLVAAEHTATGHSEFAPSAAGWLVLIAGLLTALLTAAYATRLWLMAFRGRGAAAPDHGKEPVAMTGVLWLLAIPTIGFGLAAGPLADWFDGRELTPTLTTSLLGTGAAVIGALLTYALWQRATVKAVAAGYGAGLSASAAAAESAAETPEVAEVTHDHPAVPVGSAPDPGKAFLGPLHRHAADGFHLDAVYDRLFVRPVRAAAGLVRFLDREVVDTYVSGAGSGTRLLGSLVRRAQTGNVQSYLSALLAGAVVLAIATAVLANVNAGS from the coding sequence GTGAGCACCACGACCCTCGCCGTCCTGGTCCCCCTCCTGCCCTTCCTGGGCGCGGTCGCGGGACTGCTCTTCGGCCGCACCGCCCCCGGCTTCGTCCGGCCGCTCGCGATCCTGCCGACGCTGGCCGCCGCCGTACTGGCCGTGCTCGTCGCGATCCGGCAGGGCGGCGGCACGGCGATCAGCACCGCGACCGAGCTCACCCCGACCGGCTCGGTACCGATCGACCTCTCGCTCTACATCGACGGCTTCGCCGCGCTCGTCGCAATCCTGGTCGGGGTCGTCGCCACCTGCGTACAGCTCTACTCGACGGCGTACCTCCGTGAGGACCCGCGCTACCCGTCGTATGCCGCTCTCGTCTCACTGTTCACCTCCGCCATGCTGCTCGTCGTCTACTCCGGCGACCTGATGGTGCTGCTGGTCGGCTGGGAGGTCATGGGCATCTGCTCGTACTTCCTGGTCGGCCACTACTGGGAGACCGAGGCGGCCCGCTCCGCCTCCCTGAAGGCCTTCCTCGTCACCAAGCTCGGTGACGTCCCCTTCCTGATCGGCCTGTTCGCGCTCGCCACCGACGCCGACTCCTTCCAGATCACCAAGATCCTGGGCACCGTCGCCGCGGGCGGGCTCGACCACCCGACGCTGATCGCGCTGCTCCTGCTCGCCGGAGTCGCGGGCAAGTCCGCGCAGTTCCCGCTGCACACCTGGCTCCCCGACGCCATGGCGGGCCCCACTCCGGTCTCCGCGCTGATCCACGCCGCGACGATGGTCGCCGCCGGTGTCTACTTCGTCGCCCGCCTCCTCCCGGTCTTCGCGGCCTCCCGCGCCGCGCTGGTGGTCATGGCCGTCATGGCGGCCGTCACGATGATCGGCTCCGGCCTCGCCGCCCTCGCCCAGGACGACATCAAGCGGGTGCTCGCCTACTCCACGGTCGGCCAGCTCGGCTACATGATCGGCGCCCTGGCCGTCGGCGACCGCGGCGCCGCCGTCTTCCACCTCCTGTCCCACGGCTTCTTCAAGGCACTGCTGTTCCTCGGCGCGGGCGTGATCATCCACGCCGCCGGTACGAACTCCCTGGCCGCCATGTCCCGTATGGACGGCCTGGCCAAGCGCATCCCCGACGCCTTCTGGACGATGACGCTCGCGCTGCTCGCGCTCGCCGCGATCCCGCCCTTCGCCGGCTTCTTCTCCAAGGAAGCCGTCCTCGTCGCCGCCGAGCACACCGCCACCGGCCACTCGGAGTTCGCCCCCAGCGCCGCCGGCTGGCTGGTCCTGATCGCCGGCCTGCTGACCGCCCTGCTCACCGCCGCCTACGCCACCCGGCTGTGGCTGATGGCCTTCCGCGGCCGGGGCGCCGCCGCCCCCGACCACGGCAAGGAGCCCGTCGCCATGACCGGCGTGCTGTGGCTGCTCGCGATCCCCACGATCGGCTTCGGCCTCGCGGCGGGCCCCCTCGCCGACTGGTTCGACGGCAGGGAACTCACCCCGACCCTGACCACCTCGCTCCTCGGCACCGGCGCCGCCGTCATCGGAGCGCTGCTCACCTACGCCCTGTGGCAGCGCGCCACGGTCAAGGCCGTCGCAGCCGGTTACGGAGCCGGCCTGTCCGCGTCCGCCGCCGCTGCCGAATCCGCCGCCGAGACCCCCGAGGTCGCCGAGGTCACCCACGACCACCCCGCCGTCCCGGTCGGCTCGGCCCCCGACCCGGGCAAGGCGTTCCTCGGCCCGCTGCACCGCCACGCGGCCGACGGCTTCCACCTCGACGCCGTCTACGACCGGCTGTTCGTCCGCCCCGTCCGCGCGGCCGCCGGCCTGGTCCGCTTCCTCGACCGCGAGGTCGTGGACACGTACGTCAGCGGTGCCGGCAGCGGCACCCGGCTGCTCGGCAGCCTCGTACGCCGTGCCCAGACCGGCAACGTGCAGAGCTACCTGAGCGCCCTGCTCGCCGGCGCCGTGGTCCTGGCGATCGCCACCGCCGTCCTCGCCAACGTCAACGCCGGATCGTGA
- the nuoK gene encoding NADH-quinone oxidoreductase subunit NuoK: protein MHLAYPAVLAALLFCTGLYGVLARRNAILVLMSVELMLNAVNLNLVAFDVWLRDALHAGQALTLFTIAIAAAEIGIGLAIVLMVYRNRGTSDVDRLRDTAEGHEPTPNNQSEVTA, encoded by the coding sequence ATGCACCTCGCCTACCCCGCCGTGCTCGCGGCGCTGCTCTTCTGCACGGGCCTGTACGGAGTGCTCGCCCGCCGCAACGCCATCCTGGTCCTGATGTCCGTCGAGCTGATGCTCAACGCCGTCAACCTCAACCTGGTGGCCTTCGACGTCTGGCTGCGCGACGCCCTGCACGCCGGCCAGGCCCTCACCCTCTTCACCATCGCCATCGCCGCCGCCGAGATCGGCATCGGCCTCGCGATCGTGCTGATGGTCTACCGCAACCGGGGCACCTCGGACGTCGACCGGCTCCGCGACACCGCCGAGGGCCACGAGCCCACCCCGAACAACCAGAGCGAGGTCACCGCGTGA
- a CDS encoding NADH-quinone oxidoreductase subunit J yields the protein MTPAVTLAAAGGQGFLSPSGVEIAFVLVGLATLGAALVTVTTKQLVHAALWLVVALGGIAVEYLLLTAEFIAWVQVLIYLGSVVVLLLFGLMLTKAPIGRSPDADSGNRWIALSVAVVAAVSLVWVVVDAFRTTWIDLDGPVQGSTKVSGEILFQHWVLPFEALSVLLLAALIGAIVLSRRNSPAEDGAATDKGQR from the coding sequence GTGACCCCCGCCGTCACTCTCGCCGCAGCCGGAGGCCAGGGCTTCCTCTCCCCGAGCGGCGTCGAGATCGCCTTCGTCCTCGTCGGCCTCGCCACCCTCGGCGCGGCCCTCGTCACGGTCACCACCAAGCAGCTCGTGCACGCCGCCCTCTGGCTGGTCGTCGCGCTCGGCGGCATCGCCGTCGAGTACCTGCTGCTGACCGCCGAGTTCATCGCCTGGGTCCAGGTCCTGATCTACCTCGGCTCCGTGGTCGTCCTCCTCCTCTTCGGGCTGATGCTCACCAAGGCCCCCATCGGCCGCTCCCCGGACGCCGACTCCGGCAACCGCTGGATTGCGCTCTCCGTCGCCGTCGTCGCGGCCGTCTCACTCGTCTGGGTCGTCGTCGACGCCTTCCGCACGACCTGGATCGACCTCGACGGCCCGGTCCAGGGCTCCACGAAGGTCTCCGGCGAGATCCTCTTCCAGCACTGGGTGCTGCCCTTCGAAGCGCTCTCCGTCCTCCTCCTCGCTGCCCTGATCGGCGCCATCGTGCTGTCACGCAGGAACAGTCCCGCCGAAGACGGCGCCGCCACCGACAAGGGGCAGCGCTGA
- a CDS encoding NuoI/complex I 23 kDa subunit family protein — MPIPGSGLAKGLAVTLRTMTKRSHTAQYPEVQPQLPPRSRGVIGLFEENCTVCMLCARECPDWCIYIDSHKETVPAAAPGGRERSRNVLDRFAIDFSLCMYCGICIEVCPFDALFWSPEFEYAETDIHELTHERDKLREWMWTVPAPPALDPAAEEPKEIAAARKAVEKAEAAAAAAAAAEAEAAGEAEATQPPTTPEGDA, encoded by the coding sequence ATGCCCATCCCCGGATCCGGCCTGGCCAAGGGCCTCGCGGTCACGCTGCGGACGATGACGAAGCGGTCGCACACCGCCCAGTACCCCGAGGTTCAGCCCCAGCTCCCGCCGCGCAGCCGCGGGGTCATCGGGCTGTTCGAGGAGAACTGCACGGTCTGCATGCTCTGCGCCCGTGAGTGCCCCGACTGGTGCATCTACATCGACTCCCACAAGGAGACGGTCCCGGCAGCCGCCCCCGGTGGCCGCGAGCGCAGCCGCAACGTCCTCGACCGCTTCGCCATCGACTTCTCCCTCTGCATGTACTGCGGTATCTGCATCGAGGTGTGCCCCTTCGACGCCCTCTTCTGGTCGCCGGAGTTCGAGTACGCGGAGACCGACATCCACGAGCTGACCCACGAGCGCGACAAGCTGCGCGAGTGGATGTGGACGGTCCCGGCTCCGCCCGCCCTGGACCCGGCCGCCGAGGAGCCCAAGGAGATCGCCGCCGCCCGCAAGGCCGTGGAGAAGGCCGAGGCCGCCGCCGCGGCAGCCGCCGCTGCCGAAGCCGAAGCCGCCGGCGAGGCCGAAGCCACCCAGCCCCCGACCACCCCGGAGGGAGACGCGTGA
- a CDS encoding complex I subunit 1/NuoH family protein gives MNDVLDVALRLIVVFAVFLVLPLVVGQTEHKVMAHMQGRLGPMYAGGFHGWAQLVADGVKFAQKEDIVPANADRRIFQLAPAVALLPYLLVLLAIPIGPGEGAVGQVIDAGLFFVLAVMGVGVLGSLMAGWASANKFSLLGGLRTAAQLLAYELPMLLAAASVAMAAGTVSLPGIVESFQWWWLPWQIVGALVFFTAGLAELQRPPFDMPVADSEIIFGAYTEYTGLRFALFLLAEYAGIVVLCALTTVLFLGGWQGPFGADGLGWVWTLLKTAILAFVVIWLRVSYPRLREDQLQKLAWTALIPLALAQIALTGIVKVAIQ, from the coding sequence GTGAACGACGTCCTCGACGTCGCGCTGCGACTCATCGTCGTCTTCGCCGTCTTCCTCGTGCTCCCGCTCGTGGTCGGGCAGACCGAGCACAAGGTGATGGCGCACATGCAGGGCCGCCTCGGCCCCATGTACGCCGGCGGCTTCCACGGCTGGGCCCAGCTCGTCGCCGACGGCGTGAAGTTCGCGCAGAAGGAAGACATCGTCCCGGCCAACGCCGACCGGCGGATCTTCCAGCTCGCCCCCGCCGTCGCCCTGCTCCCGTACCTCCTCGTCCTCCTCGCGATCCCGATCGGCCCGGGCGAGGGCGCGGTCGGCCAGGTCATCGACGCCGGCCTGTTCTTCGTACTCGCCGTCATGGGCGTCGGAGTCCTCGGCTCGCTCATGGCCGGCTGGGCTTCCGCGAACAAGTTCTCCCTGCTCGGCGGCCTGCGCACCGCCGCCCAGCTGCTCGCCTACGAGCTCCCCATGCTGCTGGCCGCCGCCTCCGTGGCGATGGCGGCCGGAACGGTCTCCCTCCCCGGCATCGTCGAGAGCTTCCAGTGGTGGTGGCTGCCCTGGCAGATCGTCGGCGCGCTCGTCTTCTTCACCGCCGGCCTCGCCGAACTGCAGCGGCCCCCCTTCGACATGCCCGTCGCCGACTCCGAGATCATCTTCGGCGCGTACACGGAGTACACCGGCCTGCGCTTCGCGCTGTTCCTGCTCGCCGAGTACGCCGGCATCGTCGTTCTCTGCGCCCTCACCACCGTCCTCTTCCTCGGCGGCTGGCAGGGGCCCTTCGGCGCCGACGGCCTCGGCTGGGTCTGGACCCTGCTCAAGACCGCGATCCTCGCCTTCGTCGTGATCTGGCTCCGCGTGAGCTACCCCCGGCTCCGTGAGGACCAGCTCCAGAAGCTCGCCTGGACCGCACTCATCCCGCTCGCGCTCGCCCAGATCGCGCTCACCGGCATCGTGAAGGTGGCGATCCAGTAA
- a CDS encoding NADH-quinone oxidoreductase subunit C: MNLYDSLPDAAATVFGEEAVGSSSYDVLTVDVPVGSWISSLEIARDKLGCTYFDWLSAVDEPGTGFRICAHVVSLENHRVRRLLLRTTVPHSAPSLPSAVAVYAGAEWHERETYEMFGIVFTDHPHLVHLLLPENFEGHPLRKDFVLAARVAKAWPGAKEPGEAHDPNAPKRRQMLPPGVPDPNDWGPMKGQLPPAPARPARTPRAAGAAGAAGAAARTPREGAPVRRTRSVTEGSATQAAEAAPAAPQTPAAGPASETPPRPPRRTRSVTEGSATQAAPAAPQTPAEAEAPAPEAAPGSTRPAATGSDAPWHNPKPAFEEPQPPAAPAAPAAPATPATPDQAETPEPDPDPESDPTPDEKGGDA; the protein is encoded by the coding sequence GTGAACCTCTACGACTCCCTTCCCGACGCGGCGGCGACGGTCTTCGGCGAGGAGGCCGTGGGCTCGTCCTCGTACGACGTCCTGACGGTCGACGTGCCGGTCGGCTCCTGGATCTCCTCCCTGGAGATCGCCCGGGACAAGCTGGGCTGCACGTACTTCGACTGGCTGAGCGCGGTGGACGAGCCGGGCACCGGCTTCCGCATCTGCGCGCACGTGGTCTCGCTGGAGAACCACCGCGTACGCCGCCTCCTGCTGCGCACGACGGTCCCGCACTCCGCCCCCTCCCTGCCGTCGGCCGTCGCCGTCTACGCGGGGGCCGAATGGCACGAGCGCGAGACGTACGAGATGTTCGGGATCGTCTTCACCGACCACCCCCACCTCGTCCACCTCCTCCTTCCGGAGAACTTCGAAGGGCACCCGCTGCGCAAGGACTTCGTCCTGGCCGCGCGCGTCGCCAAGGCCTGGCCCGGCGCCAAGGAGCCGGGCGAGGCCCACGATCCGAACGCGCCGAAGCGCCGTCAGATGCTTCCGCCGGGCGTCCCGGACCCCAACGACTGGGGCCCGATGAAGGGCCAGCTCCCGCCGGCCCCGGCCCGTCCGGCCCGCACCCCGCGCGCCGCGGGCGCCGCAGGCGCGGCGGGCGCCGCCGCCCGCACCCCGCGCGAGGGCGCCCCGGTCCGCCGCACCCGCTCGGTCACCGAGGGCTCGGCCACCCAGGCCGCGGAGGCCGCGCCGGCCGCGCCGCAGACCCCGGCAGCCGGGCCCGCGTCCGAGACCCCGCCCCGCCCGCCCCGCCGCACCCGCTCGGTCACCGAGGGCTCGGCCACCCAGGCCGCGCCGGCCGCGCCGCAGACCCCGGCCGAGGCCGAGGCACCCGCGCCCGAAGCCGCACCCGGCTCCACCCGCCCGGCGGCAACCGGCTCGGACGCCCCCTGGCACAACCCGAAGCCGGCCTTCGAGGAACCGCAGCCCCCGGCCGCGCCGGCCGCACCTGCCGCCCCGGCCACGCCGGCCACCCCGGACCAGGCCGAGACCCCGGAGCCGGACCCGGACCCGGAATCCGACCCCACCCCAGACGAAAAGGGAGGCGACGCGTGA
- a CDS encoding NADH-quinone oxidoreductase subunit B codes for MDVTPEPVMLPEPKRLGVLSRLAPEPMKVVLNWGRRYSLWVFNFGLACCAIEFIAASMARHDFIRLGVIPFAPGPRQADLMIVSGTVTDKMAPAVKRLYEQMPEPKYVISFGACSNCGGPYWDSYSVTKGVDQIIPVDVYVPGCPPRPEALLQGILKLQEKIARESLADRYAAGPSVGQLTSGLVTPPPAPGSGA; via the coding sequence ATGGACGTGACACCGGAGCCCGTGATGCTGCCGGAGCCCAAGCGCCTGGGAGTTCTCTCCCGGCTCGCCCCGGAACCGATGAAGGTGGTCCTGAACTGGGGCCGCCGGTACAGCCTGTGGGTCTTCAACTTCGGCCTGGCCTGCTGCGCGATCGAGTTCATCGCCGCGTCGATGGCCCGCCACGACTTCATCCGGCTCGGTGTGATCCCCTTCGCGCCGGGCCCCCGCCAGGCCGACCTGATGATCGTCTCGGGCACGGTCACGGACAAGATGGCGCCGGCCGTGAAGCGGCTCTACGAGCAGATGCCGGAGCCGAAGTACGTCATCTCCTTCGGCGCCTGCTCCAACTGCGGCGGCCCGTACTGGGACTCGTACTCGGTGACGAAGGGCGTCGACCAGATCATCCCGGTCGACGTCTACGTACCCGGCTGCCCGCCGCGCCCGGAGGCGCTGCTCCAGGGAATCCTCAAGCTCCAGGAGAAGATCGCTCGCGAGTCCCTCGCGGACCGCTATGCGGCCGGCCCGTCCGTGGGCCAGCTCACCAGCGGCCTGGTCACGCCCCCGCCGGCCCCCGGGAGCGGCGCGTGA
- a CDS encoding NADH-quinone oxidoreductase subunit A, translated as MPEPTVSTVTVLAADYFRSYSVVGLLALLGVLFVAVAFGAGRLLRPVVPTPEKLLTYECGVDPVGEGWAHTQVRYYVYAFLYVIFAVDSIFLFPWATVFAAAGYGATTLVEMFIFLGFLAVGLLYAYKKGVLEWT; from the coding sequence GTGCCTGAACCAACGGTATCGACCGTAACCGTGCTCGCGGCGGACTACTTCCGGAGTTATTCGGTCGTCGGTCTGCTGGCCCTCCTCGGTGTGCTCTTCGTGGCCGTGGCCTTCGGCGCCGGACGCCTGTTGCGGCCCGTGGTCCCGACCCCCGAGAAGCTGCTGACGTACGAATGCGGAGTGGACCCGGTCGGCGAGGGCTGGGCGCACACCCAGGTCCGCTACTACGTCTACGCGTTCCTCTACGTCATCTTCGCCGTCGACTCGATCTTCCTGTTCCCGTGGGCGACGGTGTTCGCCGCCGCCGGTTACGGCGCCACGACGCTGGTGGAGATGTTCATCTTCCTGGGCTTCCTGGCCGTCGGCCTGCTCTATGCGTACAAGAAGGGCGTCCTCGAATGGACGTGA
- a CDS encoding sensor histidine kinase, whose amino-acid sequence MTTTHDLPDNDRPPPVRAVFSAVTWKEIAYLVSNLPLAMVGFLYAVVMVVGTGGLSVTAIGLPLLACGLWLSRQLGRLDRARARSLLGVRVDEPTPIPGPRRAGGFFPWLWTSIKDPVGWRTVLYQLVRLPWGVLTFTVALAGLFVLWPVLPYLVRMLANADRAMVRGLLSPSDGLERRIAELESDRGVVVDTAAADLRRIERDLHDGAQARLVALAMGLGLAKEKLLEDPEGAAAMVDEAHGEVKLALQELRDLARGIHPAVLTDRGLDAALSSVAARCVVPVKVAVDLPARPAEAIEGISYFVVSELLQNVSKHAQARGASVEVWRAGERLLIRVSDDGRGGARMSGGTGMAGLAERLGAVDGVFVVDSPEGAGTVVTAELPWRGRG is encoded by the coding sequence ATGACCACGACCCATGACCTCCCCGACAACGACCGGCCGCCCCCCGTCCGCGCCGTCTTCAGTGCCGTGACGTGGAAGGAGATCGCCTACCTGGTGAGCAACCTGCCGCTGGCGATGGTCGGATTCCTTTATGCGGTTGTCATGGTTGTGGGAACGGGCGGTCTGTCCGTGACCGCGATCGGACTTCCACTGCTCGCATGTGGTCTCTGGTTGTCTCGGCAGTTGGGACGGCTGGACCGGGCACGGGCCCGGTCGCTCCTGGGCGTACGGGTGGACGAGCCGACGCCGATACCCGGCCCGCGGCGGGCGGGCGGGTTCTTCCCCTGGCTGTGGACGAGCATCAAGGACCCGGTCGGCTGGCGGACGGTGCTGTACCAGCTGGTCCGGCTCCCGTGGGGAGTGCTCACCTTCACGGTAGCTCTGGCCGGGCTGTTCGTGCTGTGGCCGGTGCTGCCGTATCTGGTGCGCATGCTCGCGAACGCGGACCGGGCGATGGTGCGGGGTCTGTTGTCGCCCTCCGACGGCCTGGAACGGCGGATCGCGGAGCTGGAGTCGGACCGGGGCGTGGTGGTCGACACCGCGGCGGCCGACCTGCGGCGCATCGAGCGGGATCTGCACGACGGGGCGCAGGCGCGGCTGGTGGCCCTGGCCATGGGGCTGGGCCTGGCGAAGGAGAAGCTGCTGGAGGACCCGGAGGGCGCGGCGGCGATGGTCGACGAGGCCCACGGCGAGGTGAAGCTGGCGCTCCAGGAGCTACGGGACCTCGCGCGCGGGATCCATCCGGCGGTGCTGACCGACCGGGGCCTGGACGCGGCGCTGTCCTCGGTGGCGGCGCGGTGCGTGGTGCCGGTGAAGGTGGCGGTGGATCTGCCGGCGCGGCCGGCGGAGGCGATCGAGGGGATCTCGTACTTCGTGGTGTCGGAGCTGCTGCAGAACGTGAGCAAGCACGCGCAGGCGCGGGGCGCGAGCGTGGAGGTGTGGCGGGCGGGGGAACGGCTGCTGATCCGGGTGTCGGACGACGGGCGCGGTGGCGCGCGGATGTCCGGGGGGACCGGGATGGCGGGGCTCGCGGAGCGGTTGGGGGCGGTGGACGGGGTCTTCGTCGTGGACTCTCCCGAGGGGGCGGGGACGGTGGTGACGGCGGAGCTGCCGTGGCGCGGCCGCGGGTAG
- a CDS encoding sensor histidine kinase: MDDGKGTGSDSGFGAVVRAPVARRTWREFGYLLIGLPLSILYFSLALAGLSSGAGLLVTFLGVPVLAGVLAMCRGFGRLERTRVRVLLGTDIADPAPIRARKRGALSAMGALLKSGSAWRHVLYCVIHFPWAVFGFCVALVFWASGWAYLLYPLWFWVFPAYTDQPGLQLFQNGDYSFYLDSPAEIALTCLVGLAFTLATPWVIRALTTVDRVMVGGLLGPSRLATRVTELESDRGVVVDTAAADLRRIERDLHDGAQARLVALAMDLGLAKEKATEDPAAAARMVDEAHGEVKIALQELRDLARGIHPAVLTDRGLDAALSSVASRCAVPVRVTVDLPARPTAAIEGIAYFTVSELLQNISKHARAQVASVEMWKSGERLLIQVADDGRGGASVGEGTGLAGLAERLDAVDGVLVVDSPAGVGTTVTAELPWRA, encoded by the coding sequence ATGGACGACGGCAAGGGCACGGGCAGTGACAGTGGCTTCGGGGCGGTGGTGCGGGCTCCCGTCGCGCGGCGGACCTGGCGCGAGTTCGGGTACCTGCTGATCGGGCTGCCGCTGAGCATCCTGTACTTCTCGCTGGCCCTCGCCGGCCTGAGCTCCGGCGCCGGGCTGCTCGTCACCTTCCTAGGGGTTCCGGTCCTCGCCGGTGTGCTCGCCATGTGCCGCGGGTTCGGCCGTCTGGAGCGGACCCGGGTGCGCGTCCTGCTCGGGACCGACATCGCCGATCCGGCGCCGATCCGGGCCAGGAAGCGCGGGGCCCTTTCCGCGATGGGGGCGCTGCTCAAGAGCGGGAGCGCCTGGCGGCACGTGCTGTACTGCGTGATCCACTTCCCGTGGGCGGTCTTCGGCTTCTGCGTGGCGCTGGTGTTCTGGGCGTCCGGGTGGGCCTACCTGCTGTATCCGCTCTGGTTCTGGGTCTTCCCGGCCTACACCGACCAGCCCGGGCTTCAGCTCTTCCAGAACGGCGACTACTCCTTCTATCTCGACTCCCCCGCCGAGATCGCCCTCACCTGCCTGGTCGGGCTGGCCTTCACCCTCGCAACCCCGTGGGTGATCCGGGCGCTGACCACCGTCGACCGGGTGATGGTCGGCGGGCTGCTCGGGCCGTCCCGGCTGGCCACCCGCGTGACCGAGCTGGAGTCCGACCGCGGGGTGGTCGTGGACACCGCGGCCGCCGACCTGCGGCGCATCGAGCGGGATCTGCACGACGGGGCACAGGCCCGGCTGGTTGCCCTGGCGATGGACCTGGGGCTGGCGAAGGAGAAGGCGACCGAGGATCCCGCTGCCGCCGCCCGGATGGTGGACGAGGCCCACGGAGAGGTGAAGATCGCCCTCCAGGAGCTGCGCGACCTGGCCCGCGGGATCCACCCGGCGGTGCTGACCGACCGGGGCCTGGACGCGGCGCTGTCCTCGGTGGCCTCGCGGTGTGCCGTTCCGGTACGGGTGACCGTGGACCTCCCGGCCCGGCCGACGGCGGCGATCGAGGGGATCGCGTACTTCACGGTCTCGGAGCTGCTGCAGAACATCAGCAAGCACGCGCGGGCACAGGTCGCGAGCGTGGAGATGTGGAAGTCCGGGGAGCGGCTGCTGATCCAGGTCGCCGACGACGGCCGGGGCGGGGCGAGCGTCGGGGAGGGGACCGGGCTGGCGGGGCTGGCCGAGCGGCTGGACGCCGTGGACGGGGTCCTGGTCGTCGACTCCCCCGCCGGTGTGGGGACCACGGTGACCGCCGAGCTCCCCTGGCGGGCGTGA
- a CDS encoding response regulator transcription factor: protein MRVVIAEDSVLLREGLTRLLTDRGHDVVAGVGDAEALIKTVSDLAAQDELPDVVVADVRMPPTHTDEGVRAAVRLRREYPGIGVLVLSQYVEEQYATELLAGSTTGVGYLLKDRVAEVREFLDAVVRVARGGTALDPEVVAQLLGRSRKQDVLAGLTPREREVLGLMAEGRTNSAVAKQLVVSDGAVEKHVSNIFMKLGLSPSDGDHRRVLAVLTYLKS, encoded by the coding sequence GTGCGGGTGGTCATCGCCGAGGATTCGGTGCTGCTGCGGGAGGGCCTGACCCGGCTGCTGACCGATCGGGGGCATGACGTCGTGGCGGGCGTCGGGGACGCGGAAGCCCTGATCAAGACCGTGTCGGACCTGGCGGCTCAGGACGAGCTGCCGGATGTGGTGGTGGCCGACGTACGGATGCCGCCGACGCACACCGACGAGGGCGTACGGGCCGCCGTACGGCTGCGCCGCGAATATCCCGGGATCGGGGTGCTCGTGCTGTCGCAGTACGTGGAGGAGCAGTACGCCACCGAACTGCTGGCCGGTTCCACCACCGGGGTGGGGTACCTGCTCAAGGACCGGGTGGCCGAGGTACGAGAGTTCCTGGACGCGGTGGTCCGGGTGGCACGGGGCGGTACCGCCCTGGACCCCGAGGTCGTCGCCCAGCTGCTCGGCCGCAGCCGGAAGCAGGACGTGCTGGCGGGGCTGACGCCGCGCGAGCGCGAGGTACTGGGCCTGATGGCCGAAGGACGCACCAATTCCGCCGTGGCGAAGCAGCTTGTCGTGAGCGACGGAGCGGTGGAGAAGCACGTCAGCAACATCTTCATGAAGCTGGGTCTGTCGCCGAGTGACGGGGATCACCGGCGTGTACTGGCCGTTCTCACCTATCTCAAATCATGA